TCCAAGTTCATGGGCTCACATTGGCATATCAAAATGAAACATTGTCATATATAACTTGATGTTATTTTTTTTAAACTCTTGAATAAATTTATGATAATATGCAACTGCTTCATGATTAACATTTACTCCATCAGGGAATAAACGTGCTCATGAAAAACCGGTACGAATTGAATCTAAACCAATTTCTTTGAATTTAGCAATATCATCAACATAGTGATTCATAATATCACTTGTTAATTCAGGTCCAACTTGTTGATAAAACAACTCACGATGTTCTTCAAAGTAGGTATCCATTGTTAGTTTACCAATTTTGGTAGTTCCTCGACCTTCTGTTTGCATCGCACTAAAAGATGCTCCCAGTTGAAAATCCTTTGGAAATTTTAACATTTATATCTCTCCTTTTTGCGAAATATTTCCACAATATTTTTATATCAAAAAGTGAATGAGAACTAAATCAAAATTAAGAGATCCAAATCTAGTTCTCAAATTACAAAGTACTTTTCAGAGAATGGGAGTTATTTTAGTTATAATTAAAGAAACAAGGAGTGTGGTTATATGTTTAAAAGTATCAAAGAGAACTTAACTATTATTAGCAACAGTGTAGAGAATCCCTCTTATACTTTAATAGCCAAATATTTACTAAATTGTATGGAAAATGGTGTTCCTGTTAAAAGCAAAGAATGTGCGATTAATTGTTTTGTTAGCGAATCAGTTCTGACAGCTTTTGCTAAAAAATATGGCTATGACGGTTTTCGAGAAATCGCTTTGCGTATTAAGGTTGAAAACGAATACTACCCCACTCAAAATAATTTAAAAGTAAATCCCCAGGCCTTAAAATTAAGTAACTATCGTAAATTCTTTGATCAAAACTTAGACATGATTGATGCTCAAGTGCAGGGTATTGAAAAGTTAAAAGAGCTGATTGAAAAAGTTTCAAATACTTATTTAATTGCGAGTTATGAACAAAATGATATTGTTGAACTATTTGCAAGTGAGCTACAGTTTTTGGGGTTCAACGCTTTTTTCAATAGCCAACGAAAAAGCAATTCTGCTTGGCTAACAAAAGCAAAAAAAGAAGACTTATTTGTCTTCTTTGCATTTGGTCTGGATAATCAATATGTTGTTAATTTTTATCAAATAGCTTTACAAAAATGTGCCAACGTGGTTGTTGTAACTTCATCTTCTCAAAAACATAAGTTTTTGGACGCAAGTTTTTTTGTTATTGTTGACTACCCTGATCGCGAAAACGTTTCAATATCTATGCGATCTGCAGTTTTGGGATATTTATTGGGCCAACTAATCTATGAATTAAAATAAGAATAACTTATTTTAATTTTGAATGCAATCGTCAATTTTTATTTCAAAGTAAAGACCTTTATTTGTATTTGGTGATATTATTTTAGATGAGACCTGTCCTTTAAACTCAAAAACCTCGTCGTTAAAATTTTTCTTCAAAGCAGAATCCTTGTAAAAGACAAAAACTGTTTCAGAATCCAAAAATTCTTGACATGTTTTATTTTTTTCGTTTCAGTCATCTGGTGAGGGCCAACCCATGGTACTTTTGGATTTATCATAGAAATTTTGAAAGTCATACTTTTCTTTACCTGAGGGGTCGCTGGCTCAAATTATGAATTTTTTCCTGTCTTTATTTTTAAAGACTCCTTGAATCAACTGGATACTGAATTCATCTAAATTTGAAATTCCAGTAACAGCTAGTGATTGTCTTTTTGTAAAATAAGTGCCAACAAATTTGAGTTCGCTGTCTATTTTTTTACTTGAAATTAAATTTTCATATTTTAATTTGTATTTTAGCAAGAAGAGAATCTCCCTAACTAAATATTGATTTTCTTTTGAAAATATAATCTTATTAAAATCTGTTGTACCAAATTTTTCTTTAATTTTTGACAATGAAGAATCATTGTAGAAAAATGAATGAACAAAAATATTATCAATTGTTTTGTCTCCAGAAAGAATAGATGAATTTATTATTGATATAAATTTCGAAACTAATTCATAATTGTTAATTCATAAAAATTGTTTCATTATTGATGTTGATTTAAATTTAGCTCTATTTTCCTCGAAGAGAAATGTTTTTAGTCCATTTTCACTCCCTTTATAGTAAACTTCACTTAATGATAAGCCGGTTTCTAAAAAGAATGTCTCATATGAACCGAAATTGTCGGACATATCACTGTTACTTAAATTCTTGAAAATGTTTTTTCTGTTCTGAACAGCATTTTTAATTGCTTCTATAACTTCTTTTTGCACTTTAGCATCTAAAAAAACATTGGACCCTTCTGGGAGAAGATCATTAAGATTATCTAGAGAATGTTCAAATGTAAGTCTATTGTTTTTGTTCAAAAAAGCGTTCAATATGTTTATTGGACTATAATTTTTGTTAAATTTCATATCCACATTGTTTACAAAGTCTAATACCTGCAATTTCTTATCCAGTTTTCATCTTAAACCTCTTCCAAATTGCTGTATATAAAGAGTTAGAGATTGGGTTGGTCTCAAGAAGATCAAATGATTGACATCTGGTACATCAATACCCTCGTTGAAAATATTGACAACACATAAAAAATTTATATCCTTATTTTTAAATCTATTAATTGTGTCGCTTCTGGAATTATTATTATCGGAAATCAAATACTCTGATCTAAGTCCTTTTGATTTCAAGAAACTATCAACACTTAGCGCGTGCTTCTGATCTACACAAAAAATCAAAACACTGTTTTCAATAACTTTTGGATCAATATATTTAATAATATTTTTATATACAAACTCATTTCTCAAATTTGTTCTTAATTTTTCAGAAATTTCACTTGTATTTTGAAGACTGATTCCTGAAATATCAACCGAATCATCTTTAATAAAATAGTAATCAAATTTAGAAAGCATATTTTCAGATACAGCATCTCACAGCCTTAGCTCAAAAGCATATTCTCCATCAAAATATTCATCTTTAATATTGGTGCCATCTTCTCTCTCTGGAGTTGCTGTGAGCCCGATGATTTGATTATTTCTATTAAGGATATTATAAATTTCTGTAAAGCTTTTTGCTTTAACGTGATGAGCTTCGTCAAAAATAACCAGGTCAAATTCCTTATTAATTAATATTTCCTTATAGTTCAATAATTTTTGAACCGTTGCAAAAACATAATCTTCTGTTTCTAAACTGGTATCATGTTCCCCAGAAAATTCAACTCCAAAACTTTGATCATTTATTAATTTTCTGAACGCATTCATTGCCTGTCTAATAATTTCAACCTTATCAGCGATAAATAGCAGTTTAGGCTTAACTCCGTTATTTTCTTTTATTTGATTTAAATAATCTAGGGCTGCGACAATGGTTTTACCAGTACCCGTAGCCATTACAACTAAATGTTTTTTAAGCCCCTGATCTCTTCTGTTTTTAAGTGCATCTAGAGCTTCTTGTTGATAGGTTTTGGGAGTAATTTTTTCGTGATTAAAAATTATTGTTTTCTCATTTTTATATTGGTTCTGGTTATCAATAATTCCTTGCACCATTTCATCGTTATTAATATCAATTAAATCAGGATTGTTTCATAGCAATTCAAAGTTATAAACAATTTCCTTAAATACAAAACTATTCTCAAATTCACTTGTTTTGTGATTTCATTCATTTCCAGTAATCATACCTGTTGTTGTGTAGTTGCTGCTTCCGACGTACGCGCTTCCAAACCCGTTTTCTCTCTTAAAAATATAGCTTTTAATATGAATTCTCGAAGAATTTTTATTGAATAAGTTTTCTATTTTTACTTCTATATCTACATTGCTAAATTCTTTTACTACACCTCTTAGTCCGTCCAAATCCAAAAAAATACTTTTTCCATCAAAAGTAGTAGTTAAAATTTTTATTTTTAAGCTATTTGATTCGTCTATGTTTTCCAAAAATGGTCGTAAATGCGTATTTATCATATGTCTTGAAAAAAATGGAGCAATAATGTTTATTTCATGAGATGTTGAAAACTCACTTTTAAAATCTTTAAAAAAATCTCTGTTTGTGTATATGGCATTATTTGAAAGATTTTTTTCAAATTTTGGACCTTTATATGACATTTTATTAGAAAACTCCTCGTAATCTAATAAATTTAGCATAGAATTAATAATTTTATTTTTAGAATCGTAGTCAGGCAAACTACTAATTTTTTTCCTAACTAAGCTATTAAAGTGGCTAATCAAAAAGTCTTCTTTGTTATCTAAAATATCGATATCTACATTACTTTTTTCCTGTTTTCCCTCTAATATAATTTCTTCGTGTGCAAGAGTTTCCTTGTTTAATTTATCTTTTTTCATATAAAAATATTATATGAACTTATCATATAATTCAAGATATTAGCGAAAATATATTTATAAAAAATCGTTTAATATTCATTTTTGGTCGGCGTAAATAAATTAAAATTTTAAGAAAGTTTCTGTATCCCCAAAATTACCATGTCTTTTATGGTTTCATTTACCAATGTCAAAATGAATGGCTTGAGTGTGACTCATATCTGGTGTGCCCCCATCAATTAGAGGTGTTCCAGAAGTTAAATTTCAACGCCCTTGGTTTATTAATACATCACTTTGATCATATAAAAATAAATATCCCTGATCATTTATTTTAAAGTAACTTGGCTCAAATACGAAATAGTATCCAGCAATATAATCACTAGCAGTTCAACCTTCTTTTTTAGTTTCTACGTTTACTTTTTCAAGAGTTTCTTCAAAGATCATATTAAATATTTCTTTGAAATTGTATTTCTCTCCTGGAACAAAGTCTTCTTCAAAACCGTTGGGTTTAGTTAGTTTAAAAATATCACCATAATCTTCTGTAGGAATATCACTTTGTTCTTTATTAAATCCAAACATTTCTTTTTCAAATAAAAGGTTGGCTCTTACATGTTGTTTAAATAAGTCCTTTGTATTAGAAAATGTTGTTAGTTGTCGATTAACAATAAATTGTTCTGGTAACTCTAATTCAATAGCGCTACCATATAAAGGTTTATAGGTAACTTTGATATTTTTAATATCTGTTCCAATGAATCCAATAGTTCGACGTTGGTTAGCAAGTTTTCCTTCATCAGTTGAATCCAGGTCAGTATCTAAATTAATGTTGTTATTGCTTACCTTTAATCTTAAAGTTTGACTTGTAAAGTCGTTTAAATAATTATCAAATAAAGTAAAGGCGTTGAGATGCTGTGATGAATCTGCATCCGTTTTTAAATAATTTAGTAAATTTTGGCTAGGTGATGTAAGCGCACTTTCATCTTCAGCTTGATCAACTGCTGCTTGTAAATATTCTTCATCCTTTGTGAAAGCGTCTTTCACTAATAGGGATCATTTTGAATAATTTCAAGTACCTCCAACAGATCCTACAGCTCTTGTTGGATCGATAAACCTTCTTCAGTCTCGACTACTTTCAAATTTGATATCACTACTATCAAAGATAAATTCCTCAGTACTGTCTAATTCCTCTAGGATGTCAGCTTTAATTTCACTATCAAAAATAGCGCTAAAATTTGATGAGTTCTTAATATTAGCAAAGGTCTCATCAAGGTTTGAGTTGTTACTTTCAAATTCATACCTATTAGAGTATTTATCAGATGTTATTTTTTCTTTGGTTATATCTGATAATTCATTAAAAGTATCTGAAACATCACGATCTGTAAAAATTGTCATTGATGAATCAAAGTAGACTGTTTGATACTCAACATCCTGGCGGGAGTTAAGATATTCTATTTTTGTTGAAAGTTTATAATTAATCGATAAAACTTTGTCTGAATCGTCTTGATCTGATTTTTGGATTAGTGTAACCTCTTCAAGATTTATCTTTCATGAAAAAGGGTTTCTACCATCATTTAAAATCGGTTTGTAATTGATATCTGAAACTATTTGTTTACTGGCTTCAGCTCTTAATTTATCATAGTTTGTTTCTCGAGTGAAAAAAGATTGTAAATTTGTGAATTCCTCAGAACTATTGCTAAGTTTAAGAGTATCCCCATTCTCTAGAGACACCAAGTCTCAAAGCGAATCAAAATCAATGTCCATGTTTTGTGCTTGGGTAGTATCTATAAAAAAGTATTCACCCAGATCATCACTCATTTGTTCTATAAAAATTAGTTCACATAACGACAAAAAATTACTGATTAGTTGGGTATAATCAAAATTATCTCTTAGATTTACTTTGCTTTTACAAGCCACCACGCTTAATGGTGCTGTAACAACAAGGCTGGTTGCCGCCAGCATACTTATTAATTTTTTCAAATTTATGGTCTCCTTTTTGTAATGTTTTTATTATATA
This Spiroplasma endosymbiont of Panorpa germanica DNA region includes the following protein-coding sequences:
- a CDS encoding DEAD/DEAH box helicase family protein, with the translated sequence MKKDKLNKETLAHEEIILEGKQEKSNVDIDILDNKEDFLISHFNSLVRKKISSLPDYDSKNKIINSMLNLLDYEEFSNKMSYKGPKFEKNLSNNAIYTNRDFFKDFKSEFSTSHEINIIAPFFSRHMINTHLRPFLENIDESNSLKIKILTTTFDGKSIFLDLDGLRGVVKEFSNVDIEVKIENLFNKNSSRIHIKSYIFKRENGFGSAYVGSSNYTTTGMITGNEWNHKTSEFENSFVFKEIVYNFELLWNNPDLIDINNDEMVQGIIDNQNQYKNEKTIIFNHEKITPKTYQQEALDALKNRRDQGLKKHLVVMATGTGKTIVAALDYLNQIKENNGVKPKLLFIADKVEIIRQAMNAFRKLINDQSFGVEFSGEHDTSLETEDYVFATVQKLLNYKEILINKEFDLVIFDEAHHVKAKSFTEIYNILNRNNQIIGLTATPEREDGTNIKDEYFDGEYAFELRLWDAVSENMLSKFDYYFIKDDSVDISGISLQNTSEISEKLRTNLRNEFVYKNIIKYIDPKVIENSVLIFCVDQKHALSVDSFLKSKGLRSEYLISDNNNSRSDTINRFKNKDINFLCVVNIFNEGIDVPDVNHLIFLRPTQSLTLYIQQFGRGLRWKLDKKLQVLDFVNNVDMKFNKNYSPINILNAFLNKNNRLTFEHSLDNLNDLLPEGSNVFLDAKVQKEVIEAIKNAVQNRKNIFKNLSNSDMSDNFGSYETFFLETGLSLSEVYYKGSENGLKTFLFEENRAKFKSTSIMKQFLWINNYELVSKFISIINSSILSGDKTIDNIFVHSFFYNDSSLSKIKEKFGTTDFNKIIFSKENQYLVREILFLLKYKLKYENLISSKKIDSELKFVGTYFTKRQSLAVTGISNLDEFSIQLIQGVFKNKDRKKFIIWASDPSGKEKYDFQNFYDKSKSTMGWPSPDDWNEKNKTCQEFLDSETVFVFYKDSALKKNFNDEVFEFKGQVSSKIISPNTNKGLYFEIKIDDCIQN